A stretch of Lathyrus oleraceus cultivar Zhongwan6 chromosome 6, CAAS_Psat_ZW6_1.0, whole genome shotgun sequence DNA encodes these proteins:
- the LOC127095271 gene encoding uncharacterized protein LOC127095271: MSKLSGLTPSKNTIDQSPPRIACANVDHSDVVTDVGPLSIVPRHVPTKRRARTPTVKKARPSTITKSSNPSRSVQTPSSKIRNIEPSVVVKKPHSMTILYLDPIKTTDVEPNVVPIVMGSVESTAKPGSGKTRSNSSVVSLDNPRSDNTLGQSGMNVTDKDIVDKIIRLIVSQILGIEPKSDVVPDVTTSLAQTDHLVETPLEKFDGKSNSEFVPIKSPEKSEENNDSDSMSIDMSDKEENYECSRNYASKKDVEKKGRANVPEVPIDNISFRYVKNVEKWKFVYQRRLVVERELGKDAFECKEVMGLIKEVGLMKSVDGFGKCYEMLAKEFIVNMSKDCDNKRSKEFIKVYARGRCVDFSIKIISRFMGRSEEEQAKVEVSDNIIYREIIAKQVNEWPRKGKLSAGCLSVKYVVLHRVGVANWVPTNHTSNIAIGLGHKKTLDETIKAYIEKKSRLEILINDLSKEDVKGNLDGDKEEYNEI; the protein is encoded by the exons ATGTCCAAACTTTCTGGCTTAACACCAAGCAAAAACACCATAGATCAATCGCCCCCGAGGATTGCATGTGCTAATGTGGATCATTCAGATGTTGTAACTGATGTCGGTCCTCTCTCCATTGTTCCAAGACATGTTCCTACTAAAAGGAGGGCTAGAACACCTACTGTGAAAAAGGCTAGGCCTTCAACTATAACGAAATCTTCTAACCCCTCTAGGTCGGTTCAAACTCCTTCTAGTAAGATTCGGAATATTGAGCCCTCTGTTGTTGTCAAGAAACCTCACTCTATGACTATCTTATATCTTGATCCTATTAAAACCACTGATGTCGAGCCTAATGTTGTTCCAATAGTAATGGGTAGTGTTGAATCAACTGCAAAACCAGGCTCTGGAAAAACAAGATCTAACTCTAGTGTTGTAAGTTTAGATAACCCTAGATCTGATAACACCCTAGGTCAATCTGGTATGAATGTTACTGATAAAGACATTGTTGATAAAATTATTCGTTTGATAGTCTCTCAAATTTTGGGTATTGAACCTAAGTCTGATGTTGTTCCGGATGTCACTACATCCTTGGCCCAAACTGATCATCTTGTTGAAACCCCACTTGAAAAATTTGATGGAAAGTCTAATAGTGAGTTTGTTCCAATTAAATCCCCTGAAAAATCTGAAGAGAACAATGATTCTGATAGTATGTCTATTGATATGTCTGACAAAGAAGAAAATTATG AATGTTCAAGAAATTATGCCTCTAAAAAAGATGTTGAGAAAAAGGGACGTGCTAATGTGCCTGAAGTTCCCATTGACAACATCTCTTTTCGCTATGTTAAGAATGTTGAAAAATGGAAGTTTGTGTACCAAAGGAGGTTGGTTGTGGAAAGGGAACTTGGTAAGGATGCCTTTGAATGCAAAGAAGTGATGGGTCTGATTAAAGAAGTTGGGTTAATGAAAAGTGTGGATGGTTTTGGCAAGTGTTATGAGATGCTTGCAAAAGAGTTCATTGTGAATATGTCTAAGGATTGTGATAACAAGAGGAGTAAGGAGTTCATAAAGGTGTATGCGAGAGGAAGATGTGTGGATTTTTCTATAAAAATCATTAGCAGGTTCATGGGAAGAAGTGAAGAGGAACAAGCTAAAGTTGAGGTATCTGATAATATAATTTATAGGGAAATCATAGCAAAACAGGTAAATGAATGGCCAAGAAAAGGGAAGTTGTCAGCTGGTTGCTTGAGTGTGAAGTATGTTGTACTTCATAGAGTTGGAGTTGCTAATTGGGTTCCGACAAATCATACTTCCAACATTGCTATAGGGTTAG GACACAAGAAAACTTTGGATGAAACCATCAAAGCTTATATTGAAAAGAAAAGTAGGCTTGAGATCTTGATAAATGATTTGTCTAAAGAAGATGTTAAGGGAAACCTGGATGGTGATAAGGAGGAGTATAATGAGATCTAA